In a single window of the Streptomyces sp. HUAS ZL42 genome:
- a CDS encoding dienelactone hydrolase family protein, translating into MTAVQSSPLDIATPDGTADAYLAHPDDGAPHPAVLFYMDAFGLRPHLKGMADRLAAAGYTVLVPNVFYRHGRAPVVELPEFINPVERPEIIQSLRPAALNLTPERAMRDAAACLDWLAASPLTSAGPVGVTGYCMGAGLALRTAGTHPDRVAAMAGFHGAHLATDAPDSPHLLAEHITAELYFGHADQDATNPAEQIARLDKALTAAGVRHRGEVYTGAHHGFTQADTAIYGAEATERHWAALLELFGRTL; encoded by the coding sequence ATGACCGCCGTACAGTCCTCGCCCCTCGACATCGCCACCCCGGACGGCACCGCCGACGCCTACCTCGCCCACCCCGACGACGGCGCCCCGCATCCCGCCGTCCTGTTCTACATGGACGCCTTCGGACTGCGCCCGCATCTGAAGGGCATGGCGGACCGGCTCGCGGCCGCCGGTTACACCGTGCTGGTCCCCAACGTCTTCTACCGCCACGGCCGCGCACCCGTGGTCGAACTCCCCGAGTTCATCAACCCTGTCGAGCGCCCGGAGATCATCCAGAGCCTCCGCCCTGCCGCACTGAACCTCACCCCCGAGCGAGCCATGCGGGACGCCGCCGCCTGCCTCGACTGGCTGGCCGCCTCCCCACTGACGTCCGCCGGCCCGGTCGGCGTCACCGGCTACTGCATGGGAGCGGGCCTGGCCCTGCGTACCGCCGGTACACACCCGGACCGGGTCGCCGCCATGGCCGGCTTCCACGGCGCCCACCTGGCCACCGACGCGCCGGACAGCCCCCACCTGCTCGCCGAACACATCACCGCCGAGCTCTACTTCGGCCACGCCGACCAGGACGCCACCAACCCCGCCGAGCAGATCGCCCGCCTCGACAAGGCGCTCACCGCGGCCGGCGTCCGCCACCGCGGCGAGGTCTACACCGGCGCCCACCACGGCTTCACCCAGGCGGACACCGCGATATACGGCGCGGAGGCGACGGAGCGTCACTGGGCAGCCCTGCTGGAGCTTTTCGGCCGGACTCTCTGA
- a CDS encoding TetR/AcrR family transcriptional regulator has translation MSPRKNNSRDRMVLSTTVLLREYGAGATSIDRVLAHSGAPRGSVYHHFPGGRAQLIDEAVTLAGDFVAGLLDEAVRADDPVEAIDAFFALWRERLLESDFRAGCPVVAVAVETNDDAPQPARSAAAAFARWQEALAGLFRRHGLTDERSRRIAAFVVAAVEGAVIMCRAERSTAPLDAAAAEIHDLLAHALRDQGPRP, from the coding sequence GTGAGTCCGCGCAAGAACAACAGCCGCGACCGTATGGTCCTCAGCACCACGGTGCTGCTGCGCGAGTACGGCGCCGGCGCCACGAGCATCGACCGGGTGCTCGCGCACAGCGGTGCCCCGCGCGGCTCGGTCTACCACCACTTCCCCGGCGGGCGGGCACAGCTGATCGACGAGGCCGTGACCCTCGCCGGCGACTTCGTCGCCGGGCTGCTCGACGAGGCCGTGCGGGCCGACGACCCGGTCGAGGCGATCGACGCCTTCTTCGCGCTGTGGCGCGAGCGGCTCCTCGAGAGCGACTTCCGGGCCGGCTGTCCGGTCGTGGCGGTGGCCGTGGAGACCAACGACGACGCGCCCCAGCCGGCCCGCTCCGCGGCGGCGGCCTTCGCCCGCTGGCAGGAGGCCCTCGCGGGGCTGTTCCGCCGGCACGGCCTGACCGATGAGCGGAGCAGGCGGATCGCCGCCTTCGTCGTCGCCGCGGTCGAAGGCGCGGTGATCATGTGCCGGGCCGAGCGGAGCACGGCTCCGCTCGACGCGGCCGCCGCCGAGATCCACGACCTGCTGGCCCACGCCCTGCGGGACCAAGGGCCCCGGCCATGA
- the katG gene encoding catalase/peroxidase HPI: MSENPDAIVTDPKAEGTGGCPVAHTRAAHPTQGGGNRQWWPERLNLKILAKDPVVANPLGAEFDYAEAFKNLDLAAVKQDIAEVLTTSQDWWPADFGNYGPLMIRMAWHSAGTYRISDGRGGGGRGQQRFAPLNSWPDNGNLDKARRLLWPVKKKYGQSISWADLMILTGNVALEQMGFETFGFGGGRADVWEADEDVYWGPETTWLDDQRYTGDRELENPLGAVQMGLIYVNPEGPNGNPDPIAAARDIRETFRRMAMNDEETVALIAGGHTFGKTHGAGPADHVGNDPEAASMEEQGLGWKSTYGTGKGGDAITSGLEVTWTTKPTQWSNDFFDILFGYEWELTESPAGAKQWVAKDAEAIIPDAHDPSKKRLPTMLTTDLSLRFDPIYGEISRRFHENPDQFADAFARAWYKLTHRDMGPKSLYLGPEVPEETLLWQDPLPQAEGETVDAADIAALKAKLLDSGLTVSQLVSTAWASASTFRGSDKRGGANGARIRLQPQAGWEVNEPDQLAQVLRVLEGIQTEFNTGAKKVSLADLIVLGGAAAVEKAAKDAGFDVEVPFTPGRVDATEEHTDAESFAALEPTADGFRNYLGKGNRLPAEYLLLDRANLLTLSAPELTVLVGGLRVLGANYQQSAHGVFTETPGKLTNDFFVNLLDLGTTWKSTSEDQTTFEGRDASGQVKWTGTRADLVFGSNSELRALAEVYAGDDAKEKFVNDFVAAWVKVSSLDRFDLA; encoded by the coding sequence ATGTCTGAGAACCCCGATGCCATCGTCACCGACCCCAAGGCCGAGGGCACAGGTGGCTGCCCGGTCGCGCACACGCGCGCCGCGCACCCGACCCAGGGCGGTGGCAACCGCCAGTGGTGGCCCGAGCGGCTCAACCTGAAGATCCTCGCCAAGGACCCGGTTGTCGCGAACCCGCTCGGCGCCGAGTTCGACTACGCCGAGGCGTTCAAGAACCTCGACCTGGCCGCCGTGAAACAGGACATCGCCGAGGTGCTGACCACCTCGCAGGACTGGTGGCCCGCCGACTTCGGCAACTACGGCCCGCTGATGATCCGTATGGCCTGGCACAGCGCCGGCACCTACCGCATCAGCGACGGCCGCGGCGGTGGCGGCCGCGGCCAGCAGCGCTTCGCGCCGCTGAACAGCTGGCCGGACAACGGCAACCTCGACAAGGCCCGCCGTCTGCTGTGGCCGGTCAAGAAGAAGTACGGCCAGTCCATCTCCTGGGCCGACCTCATGATCCTCACGGGCAACGTCGCGCTGGAGCAGATGGGCTTCGAGACCTTCGGCTTCGGCGGCGGCCGCGCCGACGTCTGGGAGGCCGACGAGGACGTGTACTGGGGTCCCGAGACCACCTGGCTCGACGACCAGCGCTACACGGGCGACCGTGAGCTGGAGAACCCGCTCGGCGCGGTCCAGATGGGCCTGATCTACGTCAACCCGGAGGGCCCGAACGGCAACCCGGACCCGATCGCCGCGGCCCGCGACATCCGCGAGACGTTCCGCCGTATGGCGATGAACGACGAGGAGACCGTCGCCCTCATCGCCGGTGGTCACACCTTCGGCAAGACCCACGGCGCCGGCCCGGCCGACCACGTGGGCAACGACCCCGAGGCCGCCTCCATGGAGGAGCAGGGCCTGGGCTGGAAGTCCACCTACGGCACCGGCAAGGGCGGCGACGCCATCACCTCCGGTCTCGAGGTCACCTGGACCACCAAGCCCACCCAGTGGAGCAACGACTTCTTCGACATCCTCTTCGGCTACGAGTGGGAGCTGACCGAGTCCCCGGCCGGCGCCAAGCAGTGGGTGGCCAAGGACGCCGAGGCGATCATCCCCGACGCCCACGACCCGTCGAAGAAGCGTCTGCCCACGATGCTCACCACCGACCTCTCGCTGCGCTTCGACCCGATCTACGGTGAGATCTCGCGCCGCTTCCACGAGAACCCCGACCAGTTCGCGGACGCCTTCGCCCGCGCCTGGTACAAGCTGACCCACCGTGACATGGGCCCGAAGTCGCTCTACCTCGGCCCGGAGGTCCCGGAGGAGACGCTGCTGTGGCAGGACCCGCTGCCGCAGGCCGAGGGCGAGACCGTCGACGCCGCGGACATCGCGGCCCTGAAGGCCAAGCTCCTCGACTCGGGGCTGACCGTCTCGCAGCTCGTCTCCACCGCATGGGCGTCGGCCTCGACGTTCCGCGGCAGCGACAAGCGCGGCGGTGCCAACGGCGCCCGCATCCGCCTGCAGCCGCAGGCCGGCTGGGAGGTCAACGAGCCCGACCAGCTCGCGCAGGTCCTGCGCGTCCTCGAGGGCATCCAGACCGAGTTCAACACCGGCGCCAAGAAGGTCTCCCTGGCCGACCTGATCGTCCTCGGCGGTGCCGCCGCCGTGGAGAAGGCCGCCAAGGACGCCGGCTTCGACGTCGAGGTGCCCTTCACGCCGGGTCGCGTGGACGCCACGGAGGAGCACACCGACGCGGAGTCCTTCGCCGCACTGGAGCCCACCGCCGACGGCTTCCGCAACTACCTGGGCAAGGGCAACCGCCTGCCGGCCGAGTACCTGCTGCTCGACAGGGCGAACCTGCTCACGCTGAGCGCCCCCGAGCTGACCGTCCTCGTCGGTGGTCTGCGCGTCCTGGGCGCCAACTACCAGCAGTCCGCGCACGGTGTCTTCACCGAAACCCCGGGCAAGCTGACCAACGACTTCTTCGTCAACCTGCTCGACCTGGGCACGACGTGGAAGTCGACGTCCGAGGACCAGACGACCTTCGAGGGCCGTGACGCCTCGGGTCAGGTCAAGTGGACCGGCACCCGTGCCGACCTCGTCTTCGGCTCCAACTCCGAACTGCGCGCCCTCGCGGAGGTCTACGCGGGCGACGACGCGAAGGAGAAGTTCGTGAACGATTTCGTCGCGGCGTGGGTCAAGGTGTCGAGCCTCGACCGGTTCGACCTCGCCTGA
- a CDS encoding Fur family transcriptional regulator, whose protein sequence is MTPQTPTTAAELRGAGLRVTAARVALLETVRGGDHLDVEAIASGVRDRVGHISLQAVYEALHALTTAGLVRRIEPPGSPARFEGRVGDNHHHLVCRSCGAVVDVDCAVGHAPCLTASDDRGFAVDEAEVIYWGLCPSCSTEARSSAQ, encoded by the coding sequence ATGACACCCCAGACTCCGACCACCGCGGCGGAACTGCGCGGTGCCGGCCTGCGGGTGACGGCCGCCCGCGTCGCACTGCTGGAAACCGTCCGCGGCGGTGACCACCTCGACGTCGAAGCGATCGCCTCAGGGGTGCGCGACCGTGTCGGCCACATATCGCTGCAGGCCGTGTACGAGGCGCTGCACGCCCTCACCACGGCGGGACTCGTGCGCCGCATCGAGCCCCCCGGCAGCCCGGCCCGGTTCGAGGGACGCGTCGGCGACAACCACCACCACCTCGTGTGCCGGTCGTGCGGCGCCGTCGTCGACGTCGACTGCGCGGTCGGCCACGCCCCCTGCCTGACCGCGTCCGACGACCGCGGCTTCGCGGTCGACGAGGCCGAGGTCATCTATTGGGGCCTGTGCCCCTCCTGTTCCACCGAAGCCCGCAGTTCAGCTCAGTGA
- a CDS encoding enoyl-CoA hydratase-related protein, translating to MPTLDRQDNVFVLDLGDGENRFHPDWIASVDSALDEVAKAEGPRALVTAATGKFYSNGLDLDWLFAHADHYQDYVVSVHALFARVLSLPLITVAALQGHTFAAGAMFSLAHDFRVMRADRGFWCLPEADINIPFTPGMSALIQARLSPPTAHEAMLTARRYGGHEALAAGIVDRAVDEEAVRTTAVEIARAQLAKAGDTVGTIKARMYAPALTALRDTTNPLG from the coding sequence ATGCCAACGCTCGACCGCCAGGACAACGTCTTCGTGCTCGACCTCGGGGACGGCGAGAACCGCTTCCACCCCGACTGGATCGCCTCGGTCGACTCCGCGCTGGACGAGGTGGCCAAGGCGGAGGGACCCCGCGCCCTGGTGACCGCCGCGACGGGGAAGTTCTACTCCAACGGCCTCGATCTGGACTGGCTGTTCGCCCACGCCGATCACTACCAGGACTACGTGGTCTCCGTCCACGCACTCTTCGCACGCGTGCTTTCCCTACCGCTGATCACGGTGGCCGCGCTGCAGGGGCACACCTTCGCGGCCGGTGCGATGTTCTCCCTGGCTCACGACTTCCGTGTGATGCGCGCCGACCGCGGCTTCTGGTGCCTGCCCGAGGCCGACATCAACATCCCCTTCACTCCGGGCATGTCCGCGCTCATCCAGGCCCGGCTGTCCCCGCCGACCGCGCACGAGGCCATGCTCACCGCCCGGCGCTACGGCGGCCACGAGGCGCTCGCCGCGGGCATCGTCGATCGCGCCGTGGACGAGGAGGCGGTGCGCACCACCGCCGTCGAGATCGCCCGGGCCCAGCTGGCGAAGGCGGGCGACACGGTCGGCACCATCAAGGCCCGCATGTACGCACCCGCGCTGACCGCCCTGCGCGACACGACGAACCCCCTGGGCTGA
- a CDS encoding nitrilase-related carbon-nitrogen hydrolase, with the protein MSCRRPDSAVPRACLGFSGYAAEGQVFVPAPCSIVGDAALDLFCGDDPVKRQLLQRGGGFARVYGPDGRPLAEPMPEDAEDILYADIDLSVIPIAKAAADPHHRRRH; encoded by the coding sequence GTGAGCTGCCGGAGGCCGGATTCGGCTGTCCCGAGAGCCTGCCTCGGCTTCTCCGGCTACGCCGCCGAAGGCCAGGTCTTCGTCCCAGCCCCCTGCTCGATCGTCGGTGACGCGGCCTTGGACCTGTTCTGCGGCGACGACCCCGTCAAACGGCAGCTGCTGCAGCGCGGCGGCGGCTTCGCCCGCGTCTACGGCCCCGACGGCCGCCCGTTGGCCGAGCCCATGCCCGAGGACGCCGAAGACATCCTCTACGCCGACATCGACCTGTCCGTCATCCCGATCGCCAAGGCCGCTGCGGACCCACACCATCGTCGCAGGCACTGA
- a CDS encoding NAD(P)/FAD-dependent oxidoreductase encodes MHDGDVVVIGGGYAGVRLAKRLDGTARVTLVDRKEVFFHRIASMRAGVRPEWSVTPFIPYDRLLRSGRVVVGKAVRIDTAERQVVLATGERLPYDVLVIATGADYPEPARFTGTTAEEAIKTFAGHQQAVASAEHVLVVGGGPSGVELSAEIRLARPDARVTLAHSGTELLHGTGSERAGRRARTWLESHDVEVRLDSFMSPGNDFGTYRDARGDIVEADLSYWATGTTPNTLWLRLAGHGDWLNPSGHVKVDRTLRVEGRLDVFAVGDVNDATELKITPAALAQADLAAWNIRAYLNSSGRHRKEPRLYRPIQRTPLIVPFGSADGLTILPVPGGESAVLGSRTSVMAKAKTLMTPYMRRQLGYTAA; translated from the coding sequence GTGCATGACGGCGACGTAGTGGTGATCGGCGGTGGCTATGCGGGCGTCCGCCTGGCGAAACGGCTGGACGGGACGGCACGGGTCACGCTGGTGGACCGCAAGGAGGTCTTCTTCCACCGCATCGCCTCGATGCGCGCCGGCGTTCGCCCCGAGTGGTCGGTGACCCCCTTCATTCCGTACGACCGCCTGCTGCGCAGTGGCCGTGTGGTCGTGGGCAAGGCGGTCCGCATCGACACCGCCGAGCGGCAGGTGGTCCTGGCGACGGGGGAGCGGCTGCCGTACGACGTGCTGGTGATCGCCACCGGCGCCGACTACCCGGAACCGGCCCGCTTCACCGGCACCACAGCCGAGGAGGCGATCAAGACGTTCGCAGGGCACCAGCAGGCCGTCGCCTCCGCCGAGCACGTCCTCGTCGTCGGCGGTGGCCCCTCCGGTGTCGAGCTCAGCGCCGAGATACGCCTGGCACGGCCGGACGCCCGGGTCACGCTCGCCCACTCAGGGACGGAGCTGCTCCACGGCACGGGCAGTGAGCGGGCCGGGCGCAGAGCGCGGACGTGGCTGGAGTCCCACGACGTGGAGGTGAGGCTCGACTCGTTCATGTCTCCCGGCAACGACTTCGGCACGTATCGGGACGCGCGCGGCGACATCGTCGAGGCGGACCTCTCCTACTGGGCGACGGGCACCACGCCCAACACGCTCTGGCTGCGTCTGGCCGGGCACGGCGACTGGCTCAACCCCTCCGGGCACGTCAAGGTCGACCGGACGCTGCGGGTCGAGGGGCGGCTGGACGTGTTCGCGGTCGGCGACGTCAACGACGCCACCGAGCTCAAGATCACCCCCGCCGCGCTCGCCCAGGCCGACCTCGCCGCCTGGAACATCCGTGCCTATCTGAACAGCTCCGGCCGGCATCGCAAGGAGCCCCGCCTCTACCGGCCGATCCAGCGCACCCCGCTGATCGTGCCCTTCGGGTCGGCCGACGGACTGACGATCCTGCCCGTGCCGGGCGGCGAGAGCGCGGTCCTCGGCAGCCGCACGTCGGTGATGGCCAAGGCGAAGACCCTCATGACGCCGTACATGCGGCGCCAACTCGGGTACACCGCCGCCTGA
- a CDS encoding PaaI family thioesterase, producing MSTTDLATMTGLELMRWVQRERPADVPSIGRLLGMRFDEVEHGRVVISLDTRPDFANPLGTVHGGIAATLLDSVMACAVHTTLPAGVGYTTLELKVNYIRSAHTDGQTLTAEGGVIHAGRRTATAEGKVLDEQGRLIAHATTTCMVLHPGS from the coding sequence GTGTCGACCACCGACCTCGCCACCATGACCGGCCTCGAGCTGATGCGCTGGGTTCAGCGCGAGCGGCCCGCCGACGTCCCCTCCATCGGGCGCCTGCTCGGCATGCGCTTCGACGAGGTCGAGCACGGTCGCGTCGTCATCTCACTGGACACCCGCCCGGACTTCGCCAACCCCCTCGGAACCGTCCACGGCGGCATAGCGGCCACGCTGCTCGACTCGGTCATGGCGTGCGCCGTGCACACCACCCTTCCCGCCGGCGTCGGTTACACCACCCTCGAACTCAAGGTGAACTACATCCGCTCGGCCCACACCGACGGACAGACCCTCACCGCCGAGGGCGGCGTCATCCACGCGGGCCGCCGCACCGCGACCGCGGAGGGCAAGGTCCTCGACGAACAGGGCAGGCTGATCGCCCACGCTACGACGACATGCATGGTCCTCCACCCGGGCAGCTGA
- a CDS encoding APC family permease: MSKLTDVPKRILIGRALRSDRLGETLLPKRIALPVFASDPLSSVAYAPGEVLLVLSIAGVSAYHFSPWIAVAVVVLMFTVVASYRQNVHAYPSGGGDYEVATTNLGPRAGLTVASALLVDYVLTVAVSISSGIENLGSAIPFVVENKTACAVAVIVLLTLMNLRGVKESGKLFAIPTYVFVAGVFIMIAWGAFRGLVLDDTMRAPTAGFHIKAEHQGLAGFALVFLLLRAFSSGCAALTGVEAISNGVPAFRKPKSKNAATTLAMMGLLAVTMFCGIIVLALVTKVRMAENPATDLLKNGVGVGSGYVQNPVITQVAEAVFGKGSLLFVVLAAATALVLFLAANTAYNGFPVLGSILAQDRYLPRQLHTRGDRLAFSNGIVLLAGAATLLVWIYGADSTRLIQLYIVGVFVSFTLSQTGMVRHWNRHLATETDPAKRRHMIRSRAINTFGAFFTGLVLVVVLVTKFTHGAWVALLGMVIFYVTMTAIRRHYDGVAAELAAPEGPSDDSVRPSRVHSVVLVSKLHRPALRALAYAKLLRSDTLEALSVNVDPAETHALREEWERRGITVPLKVLDSPYREITRPIIEYVKSLRKESPRDAVSVIIPEYVVGHWYEHLLHNQSALRLKGRLLFTPGVMVTSVPYQLQSSELARARARKRQEWNAPGSVRRGPAEESEKEKESTGSAKS; the protein is encoded by the coding sequence GTGTCCAAACTGACCGACGTGCCCAAACGGATTCTGATCGGGCGCGCACTGCGCAGTGACCGGCTCGGAGAAACGCTCCTGCCGAAGCGCATCGCCCTCCCCGTCTTCGCCTCCGACCCGCTGTCCTCCGTGGCGTACGCGCCGGGGGAAGTGCTGCTGGTCCTGTCCATCGCGGGCGTGTCGGCGTACCACTTCAGCCCCTGGATCGCGGTCGCGGTCGTCGTGCTCATGTTCACGGTGGTCGCCTCCTACCGGCAGAACGTGCACGCCTACCCCAGCGGTGGCGGCGACTACGAGGTGGCGACGACCAACCTCGGCCCCCGGGCGGGGCTCACGGTGGCCAGTGCGCTGCTCGTCGACTACGTCCTCACCGTCGCCGTCTCCATCTCCTCCGGCATCGAGAACCTGGGCTCCGCGATCCCGTTCGTGGTCGAGAACAAGACGGCCTGTGCGGTCGCGGTGATCGTGCTGCTGACGCTGATGAACCTGCGCGGCGTCAAGGAGTCCGGCAAGCTCTTCGCGATTCCCACGTACGTCTTCGTCGCGGGCGTCTTCATCATGATCGCGTGGGGTGCGTTCCGCGGGCTCGTCCTGGACGACACGATGCGGGCGCCGACGGCAGGCTTCCACATCAAGGCGGAGCACCAGGGCCTGGCCGGATTCGCCCTTGTCTTCCTGCTGCTGCGCGCCTTCTCCTCCGGCTGTGCCGCGCTCACCGGCGTCGAGGCGATCTCCAACGGCGTCCCGGCCTTCCGCAAGCCCAAGTCGAAGAACGCGGCGACCACGCTCGCGATGATGGGCCTGCTCGCGGTCACCATGTTCTGCGGCATCATCGTCCTCGCCCTGGTGACCAAGGTCCGGATGGCCGAGAACCCGGCCACCGACCTGCTGAAGAACGGGGTCGGGGTCGGCTCCGGCTATGTGCAGAACCCGGTGATCACCCAGGTCGCCGAGGCGGTCTTCGGCAAGGGCAGCTTGCTGTTCGTCGTGCTCGCCGCGGCCACGGCCCTGGTGCTGTTCCTGGCGGCGAACACCGCCTACAACGGCTTCCCGGTACTCGGCTCGATCCTCGCCCAGGACCGCTACCTCCCGCGCCAGCTGCACACCCGCGGCGACCGCCTCGCCTTCTCCAACGGCATCGTGCTCCTGGCGGGCGCTGCCACGTTGCTGGTGTGGATCTACGGCGCCGACTCCACCCGCCTGATCCAGCTGTACATCGTCGGCGTGTTCGTGTCCTTCACGCTCTCCCAGACCGGCATGGTCCGGCACTGGAACCGCCACCTGGCGACGGAGACGGACCCGGCCAAGCGCCGCCACATGATCCGCTCGCGCGCGATCAACACGTTCGGTGCCTTCTTCACCGGACTGGTCCTGGTGGTCGTCCTCGTCACCAAGTTCACGCACGGCGCCTGGGTCGCCCTGCTCGGCATGGTGATCTTCTACGTGACGATGACCGCGATCCGCCGCCACTACGACGGCGTGGCCGCCGAGCTCGCGGCCCCCGAGGGCCCGAGCGACGACAGCGTGCGCCCCTCCCGGGTCCACTCGGTGGTGCTCGTCTCCAAGCTCCACCGCCCGGCGCTGCGCGCCCTGGCCTACGCCAAGCTGCTGCGCTCGGACACCCTGGAGGCGCTCAGCGTCAACGTCGACCCGGCCGAGACGCACGCCCTGCGCGAGGAGTGGGAGCGGCGCGGCATCACCGTGCCGCTGAAGGTGCTCGACTCGCCGTACCGGGAGATCACGCGGCCGATCATCGAGTACGTCAAGAGCCTGCGCAAGGAGTCGCCGCGCGACGCGGTGTCCGTGATCATCCCGGAGTACGTGGTCGGCCACTGGTACGAGCACCTGCTGCACAACCAGAGCGCGCTGCGGCTGAAGGGCCGTCTGCTGTTCACGCCGGGCGTGATGGTGACCTCGGTGCCCTACCAGCTGCAGTCCTCCGAGCTGGCCAGGGCCCGGGCCCGCAAGCGGCAGGAGTGGAACGCGCCGGGCTCCGTGCGGCGTGGGCCCGCCGAGGAGTCCGAGAAGGAGAAGGAGTCGACGGGCTCCGCCAAGAGCTGA
- a CDS encoding class I SAM-dependent RNA methyltransferase, with protein sequence MQAEPKKSLVGEEYEVEVGPVAHGGHCIARTFEGQVLFVRHALPGERVVARVTEGEEGARFLRADAVRVLEASKDRIEAPCPYAGPGRCGGCDWQHAKPGAQRRLKGEVIAEQLQRLAGLTPEEAGWDGTVMPAEGDKLPAGEVPQWRTRVQYAVDASTGRAGLRRHRSHEVEPVDHCMIAAEGVSELGIEKRDWTGMESIEAIAATGSQDRQVILTPRPGARLPIVELDKPVSVMRVGEKDGGVHRVHGRPFVRERADGRTHRVGSGGFWQVHPKAADTLVTAVMQGLLPRKGETALDLYCGVGLFAGALADRLGEKGAVLGIESGKRAVEDARHNLAAFDRVRIEQGRVETVLPRTGITEVDLIVLDPPRAGAGRRTVEHVASLGARRIAYVACDPAALARDLAYFRDGGYRVRTLRAFDLFPMTSHVECVAILEPAAKGA encoded by the coding sequence ATGCAGGCAGAACCGAAGAAGTCGCTGGTGGGGGAGGAGTACGAGGTCGAGGTCGGCCCCGTCGCCCACGGTGGTCACTGCATCGCCCGCACCTTTGAGGGCCAGGTGCTGTTCGTCCGGCACGCGCTGCCCGGTGAGCGGGTCGTGGCGCGGGTGACGGAGGGCGAGGAGGGGGCCCGTTTCCTGCGTGCGGACGCGGTACGGGTGCTGGAGGCGTCCAAGGACCGTATCGAGGCGCCGTGCCCTTACGCCGGTCCCGGCCGCTGCGGCGGCTGCGACTGGCAGCACGCCAAGCCGGGCGCGCAGCGCCGCCTGAAGGGCGAGGTGATCGCCGAGCAGCTCCAGCGGCTCGCGGGCCTCACGCCCGAGGAGGCCGGCTGGGACGGCACGGTGATGCCGGCGGAGGGCGACAAGCTGCCCGCGGGCGAGGTACCGCAGTGGCGGACCCGGGTGCAGTACGCGGTGGACGCCTCGACGGGCCGGGCCGGGCTGCGTCGGCACCGCTCGCACGAGGTCGAGCCGGTCGACCACTGCATGATCGCCGCGGAGGGCGTCAGCGAGCTGGGCATCGAGAAGCGCGACTGGACCGGCATGGAGTCGATCGAGGCGATCGCGGCGACGGGCTCGCAGGACCGCCAGGTGATCCTGACACCGCGACCCGGTGCGCGGCTGCCGATAGTGGAGCTGGACAAGCCGGTGTCGGTGATGCGGGTCGGCGAGAAGGACGGCGGGGTGCACCGGGTCCACGGCCGCCCCTTCGTGCGCGAGCGCGCCGACGGCCGTACGCACCGCGTAGGCAGCGGAGGCTTCTGGCAGGTCCACCCGAAGGCGGCGGACACCCTGGTGACCGCCGTCATGCAGGGCCTGCTGCCACGCAAGGGCGAGACGGCGCTGGACCTGTACTGCGGCGTCGGCCTGTTCGCGGGCGCGCTCGCCGACCGCCTCGGCGAGAAGGGCGCGGTCCTCGGCATCGAGTCCGGCAAGCGTGCGGTCGAGGACGCCCGGCACAACCTCGCGGCCTTCGACCGGGTCCGCATCGAACAGGGCAGGGTCGAGACGGTGCTGCCGCGCACCGGCATCACCGAGGTGGACCTCATCGTCCTGGACCCGCCGAGGGCGGGCGCGGGACGGAGGACGGTCGAGCATGTCGCCTCCCTGGGCGCACGGCGCATCGCCTACGTCGCGTGCGACCCGGCGGCGCTTGCGCGGGACCTGGCGTACTTCCGGGACGGGGGGTACCGGGTGCGGACGTTGCGGGCGTTCGATCTGTTTCCGATGACCTCGCATGTGGAGTGTGTGGCGATCCTGGAGCCTGCCGCCAAGGGCGCCTGA
- a CDS encoding TrkA family potassium uptake protein, whose protein sequence is MHIVIMGCGRVGSALAQTLEQQGHTVAVVDQDPTAFRRLGSSFGGRRVTGVGFDQDTLREAGIEEAGAFAAVSSGDNSNIIAARVAREMFGIENVAARIYDPRRAEVYQRLGIPTVATVRWTADQMLRRLLPSGAEPLWRDPTGGVQLAEVHASTAWVGHKISKLQEETGVRVAFLTRLGEAILPTSQTVLQEGDLVHVMMRTDDVEKVEAAFAEGPKEGGH, encoded by the coding sequence GTGCATATCGTGATCATGGGCTGCGGCAGGGTGGGTTCCGCCCTCGCCCAGACCCTGGAGCAACAGGGGCACACGGTCGCCGTCGTCGACCAGGACCCCACCGCGTTCCGACGGCTGGGCTCCTCGTTCGGCGGTCGCCGGGTCACCGGGGTCGGCTTCGACCAGGACACCCTGCGCGAGGCGGGCATCGAGGAGGCCGGCGCCTTCGCCGCCGTCTCCAGCGGCGACAACTCGAACATCATCGCGGCACGCGTGGCCCGCGAGATGTTCGGCATCGAGAACGTCGCCGCCCGTATCTACGACCCCCGGCGCGCCGAGGTCTACCAGCGCCTGGGCATTCCCACCGTGGCCACCGTCCGCTGGACGGCCGACCAGATGCTGCGCCGCCTGCTCCCTTCGGGCGCCGAGCCGCTGTGGCGCGACCCCACCGGCGGCGTCCAGCTCGCCGAGGTGCACGCCTCGACCGCCTGGGTCGGCCACAAGATCAGCAAGCTGCAGGAGGAGACGGGCGTCCGTGTGGCGTTCCTGACCCGCCTGGGCGAGGCGATCCTGCCCACCTCGCAGACGGTGCTGCAGGAGGGCGACCTGGTGCACGTGATGATGCGCACCGACGACGTCGAGAAGGTCGAGGCGGCGTTCGCCGAGGGCCCGAAGGAAGGCGGTCACTGA